Below is a window of Oscillospiraceae bacterium DNA.
TTTGCCGGATTTGCCTTTTGCCCTTCGATATGAGAAACCCGTGCCGCCATCGGAACCGCAGAAACACCTGCCGATCCGATCAGAGGATTGACCTTGCCTTTGGAAAGCCAGCACATCAGTTTTCCTAGTAATAAGCCGCCGACGGTGCTGAAGATGAATGCTAGCAGCCCCAACCCGATGATCTTCAATGTCTCGGGGCGCAGGAAAGTCTCTGCTTTTGCTGTTGCTCCGACCGTAACGCCGAGGAAAATTGTAACGATATTAATCAAGGCGTTCTGTGCCGTATCCGATAACCGCCCCACGACTCCGGATTCCTTGAACAGGTTACCGAGCATCAGCATTCCGATCAACGGCGCGACCGAGGGGAGAAGCAGTACACATAAAACGGTGACAATGATCGGGAAACAAATTTTTTCTGTTTTGGAAACCGGCCGGAGCTGCGTCATAACGACTTCGCGTTCTTTTTTTGTCGTCAGCGCACGCATAAGCGGCGGTTGAATCAACGGAATCAGCGCCATATAGGAATATGCGGCGATCGCAATCGCGGGAAGCAGTTCCGGTGCCAATTTGGTCGTCAGATAAATAGCGGTCGGACCGTCAGCGCCGCCGATGATCGCAATGGATGCCGCATCGCCCGGTTTGAAGCCCAACGCCGCCGCGAGTACAAAGGCGACGGCAATGCCGAACTGAGCGCCCGCACCCATAAATATACTGCTCGGCCGGGCGATCAGCGGGCCGAAATCCGTCATCGCCCCGATTCCGAGGAAGATTAACGACGGGTAGATCCCCAATTTAACGCCCTGGTACAAATAATACAAAAGCCCTCCCGTCTGGCTATCCGTCGCCTCACCCATCAGACCGGCCAGCGGCAGATTGGCAAGCAGCATTCCGAAAGCAATCGGAAGCAGCAAAAGCGGTTCGAACTTTTTGACGACGGCAAGATAAATCAATATAAAAGAGACAGCAATCATAATGAGATGCCCCCAACTCAGGGCAGCGAAACCCGAACTCTCCCACAGATCCCTCAAAGCATCAACAAACATAATAACCTCCCCGTAATTTTTTGACTATTTATTCTCGGGCGCCGCAGAATCTTTATTCTTGGTCCCGCCGATTTTCGACATCACCAGCGAAAACAGTTTAATGCAGACATAAAGGCCTAAAAGGACCGCGAAAACCACCGCCATCAAAAACAACGCGTCACCGATACTCTCGAATACAGACATACAAAACCTCCTTAAAAAATAAAATAGGGCAGCGACTTCAAAGCGAAGCCCCACCCTAAGCTACAGATCTTGAAAACAGCACCGCCAACGATGGCTGTCCAACCGGAAAGACCTATTCAATTATGCCCAATTTTACTGCGTTTTAAAATCAATATCAATCCTTTTTAATTAAATTATAATGGACTTATCTTTAATCTTTTTTATAACCCGACCGTCTCAATAAATTCACGGATCACTCTGTTTCTGTCTTTCGACATCTCATAATACGGCAGACCGTACTTTCTGCACTGTCCCCGTAATAAACAGCTCTGCTCGACCATATCGGCACAACCCATTCTCAACTCATCTTCGGGTTTATTATATGTATATTCCTCCGGCGTATCGTATTTTTTCAACAGAGCATACCGTTCTTCGGACGTGACATCCGCCGTGATGAAATAGAAAATATCACAAAAAGCCGGGTCGATATATTTTACAAAATCCTCAGGCAATAACTGATAAACGTCGATCACAAGCCCACGTTCGTATTTTTCATATTCTTCGCTTGCAAACATGGCATTGATGAAAGGCGCGATTTTGCCGCTGATGGTATATAACTTATCAATAGAAGATCGATTGGCATAGGTGTCAATTCCGAGCTGCGGAAAACAACGCTCAAACCCCGCGTTGACCGCATCAAAACAGAGATGCTGGTAGCCGTATTTTTGGGCGAGCAGATGCGCGGCGGTAGTCTTTCCGGCGCGCGGCACTCCCGCAATAATGATATTCTTTTTCAAAACCGAAGGGAAATATCCATTGCTTTGACTGTGTGGGTCAGCGCCCCCATCGATATCAAATCCACACCGGTCGCCGCAACTTGAGAAAGGTCCTTCTCATCCATATTGCCGCTGGCTTCGGTCAGCGCTTTTCCGTCGACAATGCGCACCGCGTCGGCCATCTGCTGCAAATCCATGTTGTCGAGCATGATGATGTCGGCCTTGACCGCGAGCGCCTCGCGTAACATCTCTTCGTTTTCGACTTCAACCTCAATCTTCAGCGTGTGCGGAGCGTTCGCCCGTGCGGCGTTTACCGCAGACGCAATACTCCCTGCCGCTTTGATGTGATTATCCTTAATTAAAACACCGTCGGCAAGATTGAAACGGTGGTTGCTTCCTCCGCCGACCTTGACCGCGTATTTTTCAAACACCCGAAGACCCGGTGTGGTCTTGCGCGTATCAACGATTTTCGCTTTGGTTCCCGCGACTTTGGCAACACACCCGGCGGTGTAGGTTGCGATGCCCGACAGATGCTGTAAAAAGTTCAACGATACCCGCTCGGCGGACAGCAGCGAAGCTGCGAACCCGCTGACAATCGCAATGATATCGCCCTTTTTCACTTTGTCCCCGTCACAGATGTTCGGCGTAAAAGTGGTACGGCTGTCAACGGCAGCAAACACAGCCCGAACCACATCGAGTCCGCAGATTACACCGTCCTGCTTGGCAATAAAGCTGCCGCTCGCAGTCATGTCTTCGGGTATCGTGGCGCGTGTGGTGATATCTCCGGTGCCGATATCTTCGGCGAGTGCCGCCCGAACACTTGCTTCAACGATATTCCTGTCGAGTTTCATGGTGTTGACTCCTTTCGCGTCGTCCGCCACATAATTACATCTGTAGAGCGGACATAGGCATCCCACTCTACATTATTTTATAATCAATTATCTGTCCGATAATGCGCCCCGATGCTTTCTTTGCGCGAAATCGCCGCAGTTAAAATCGCCTCGGCGACCGTCAGCATGTTCACCGTCTCGGTACCCCTGACGGATGAGAGATCATAACCGGCCAACTGCTCCCGAATTGTGACGACAAGCCCGAGCGCTTCTCCCATATCTTTGCCGTTGCGTAAGATGCCGCATTTCTTGGTCATCGCCACACGGATCTGGCTGCGCAGTGTGTGCAGATCGAGATCGCACGGGGTAAGATTTTGCGGTTCGGGCAGAATCGGTTGATGCTGCGGCCGGCTGTTCTTGCTGATGTGCAATGCGCATCGTCTGCCGAATACAATACATTCCAGAAGCGAATTCGAAGCCAGCCGGTTAGCGCCGTGCACGCCGGTGCAGGAGGCCTCGCCGACGCTGTAAAGCCCCGGCGTATTGGTCGCGCCGTCAAGGTCGGTCTTTACTCCACCCATGAAATAATGCTGCACCGGGATGACCGGAATCCAGTTGACCGCGATGTCGATGTCATAGTCCATGCATTCAGCGTAAATGGTCGGAAAACGCTTCTGCAAAAATTCGCGGCTCTTTGAAGTGATATCGAGATAGACATTCGGAAGATCGTATTTTTGCATCTGCATAATGATTGCCCGTGAGACCACGTCACGCGGGGCGAGATCCGCCATCGGATGAACGTCTTTCATAAACGCCTCCCAGCGGCGGTTGCGCAGCACAGCGCCCTCACCGCGCAGCGCTTCGGAGATCAGAAAATACCGGCCGCCTGCACCCGGGTGAATCAGCGCGGTCGGGTGAAACTGGACAAACTCCATGTTATCCACTTTTGCCCCGGCCCGAATGGCTGCCGCAATCCCGTCGCCGGTGGCGGCGATGGCATTGGTGCTGTTGCGGTAGATCCTGCCGATTCCGCCCGATGCAATCACGGCGTTCGGCGTTTTGATGAGGATATTCTCTCCGTCTTTTTCGATCAGTATTCCCGCGACCCCGCCGTCCGTTCCTTCGACGATGTCGATGAGCATGGCGCGGTCTAAAATCGTAATATTGCTCCGCTCATGAACACGGGCAAGCAGCGTATCGGTCATATGCTTGCCGGTAGCGTCGCCGCCGCAGTGTAAAATACGGTTGCAGCAATGCGCGCCTTCGCGGGTGATCGAAAGTTTGCCCTGTGCGTCCTTGTCGAACGGCACGCCGAGGTCGGCCAGCCGAACCATGTTTTCGGGTCCCTCGGACACGAGCGTCATCACGGCTTTTTCATCACAGATGCCCGCCCCGGCGACCAGCGTGTCATGCACGTGATTTTCGACGCTGTCTTCTTTCAGCGTGACTGAGGCGATGCCGCCCTGGGCGTGAATGGAGTTTGACTCCTCCTCGCCGAATTTATTCAAAATAACAACCCGCAGCTTCTCGTCTATGTTCAATGCGCAGTAAAGTCCCGCGACGCCCATTCCGATGATTGCGACGTCGAATTCCAATGTCGTCCCGGGTGTTTTTTTACAATACAGATACTTCATTGATTTTCCACTTCTTCCGGTTTTCGCTTGATTATTTTATTCTCGGGCTCTCGATCTCGTCGTCATACTTGACTTCATGCGGCGGGCGGAGCAGTTGTTCGGGTTTGAGCAGCAGCTTTCTGAAATAGCGCATCGAGACCGCGTAATAATGACCGTCACAGATGCGTTCATCGGTGACTATGCGCAGCCGCAAGGTTTTATCAACCGTTTCATTTCCTTCGTCGTCTCGGACGTTTTCGCGCTTTTTCTTACCCATCGCCACAAAAAGCGAAGCGGTTCCGAATTCATAAAGATGATGATAGACCGAATCGATTCCGAGTGATCCGATGTTTGTCAGCCAAGCTGAGGTGTGCCATGGACTTGCCTCTTCAAGGGCTTTGGGCAGCATTCCGTGTCTGTCGAATCTGTACATCAGATTGACAAAAGGCCGCTTGACCCAAGAGGGGATATTACCCAATATCTTGGCCGTTTTGTCCGTCTCGTTTTCAGCGTCGGTCGGTTTTGAGGCCTCTACCTCTGCCTCACATTTGCGCACAATGTCTGCAATGATATCTTCCGGTTCGAATTCCGGCTTTATCACTGTTTCGCCGCCCTTGTCCGAAAGACCTCGTTTGATGGCAATTGAAATCTTGATACTGTTGTGGGCATAGAGTTTGTTATGAACGATAAATCGATTTAGATATGGGCGCTGTGAGATCTGACGCACCATCGCGGCAATTAAAATATACATGATTGAGATACCGGGGATGTCCTGGGCATGCGTTTTGATAAACGCCTCCATCCCGGCAAGAGGAATCTCATCTTCAAACAGGACTTGAGAATCTATCCTTGTGCGAAGTATATACGGCACAAGGTCCATGACCGGATCAGCCGGTTTGACCCGCCAGCCGTCACGGCGGTCCCGCCTGCGTTTTTTAAACTGTTTTTGCAAATTTCCCATTATAATCGTCCCTCAAATCTACATGTATTTTCGAATGATTTTTTCCATATTTGAAAACTTTTTCTCAATATCTTTTGCTAAAGCAATTTGGCAGCGGGTACGCACGAGGTTGTGTTCGGGGTAGTTGAGCTTAAAATAAGGGTCGCCCGACAGATAATCGGTGCAGAACCGGATTGCCAGTTCTACTGTCATCATCAGCGCGCCGGTCGGGAGCGACATCAATTCAGCTTCGTTGAAACTCTCCCGTAAAACACCGACATAGCCCTTTGCAAACGCCTCGTAATATTCAAGCGAAAGGGAGGTCTTGGAGGTATCCGGCTCATCCTCAAGCGAGGTGTTGGCCGCGAACCGAATCGCGTCGCCGAAATCGTAGGCCGAAAGTCCCGGCATGACAGTATCCAGATCAATGATCGCGGCCGGCATTTGGGTAGTAATGTCGATTAAAACATTATTGTATTTCGTGTCGTTATGTGTCACGCGAACCGGCAAAGTCCCGTTTTTACGCATATCGGTCAGCTTGCGGCAAAACTGTTTCTGTGACTTAATATAATCTATTTCCGTTTTAATATTTATATCCTTTGCGCGTCCGGCACGATCGGCATCTAAAGCCGCCTCGAACGCCTCATAACGCTTTTGCGTATCGTGAAAATTCGGAATCGTCTCGACGAGCGCAGCCATGTCATAGTCTGCAAGCATCTCCGCAAAATTCCCGAAGGCTGCGCCGGCGGACGTCAAAAGCCCGGTATTCGGCACGCTGTCATAAGTCACGGCATTACCGATGTAATCATACATGCGCCATACGCTTCCGTCCGAAAGGGTATGGCAGAGTTTCCCTCTGCCGTCGCTGTAAAAGTTCAAAACCTGTCTGCGGCAGTCCAGCCCTTTTTCCCTGCATTTTTCGCGCAGATGCGCGGTCACGCCTGCGATGTTTTTCATCATGCCGTCAGGGTCTCGGAAGACGTATGTATTGACCCGCTGGATGATATATTCTTTTCCGTCCGAAAACTTCACGAGATTGGTCTGATTAATGTTGCCTGTCTTGATGAGGGAGTGGCTGACCGGCTCGCCCGTGACTCCGAAAGCGCGGGCGGCCTCGAGAATCTGTGTTTGCATTTACAGAAATCTGCCTTTCGTTATATAAGTGATGTATTGAATGTTTGCTCGGTTTGGAGATTGCGGCTCATTCGATATGAATCCACCTCAATTTATTTTGAAAAGGGTCTTTGCGTTTTGAGCGGTAATCTGAACGATTACTTCAGGGGTAATTCCTTTGATCTGCGCCAGTTTTTCGGCGACGAGCGGTAAAAGCGACGAGTCGTTGCGTTTACCTCGAAAAGGGGCAGGAGCCATATAGGGGCAGTCGGTCTCGAGCAGTATCCTGTCAAGCGGACAGAGCGCGGCGGACTCGACGGCGCGGCGGGCGTTTTTAAAAGTCACGACCCCGCCGAAACCGAGGTAAAACCCTTTTTTCAGAAAAATCTTCGCGATCTCGGGCGACTCCGAAAAGCAGTGCAGCACCGCCGCTCCTTTATATGCGCCTAACGTCTCAACCATGTCTGCGGTCGCGTCCCGGCTGTGAATTACAGCTGCTTTCCCGAGTTTTTGCGCCAGTTCGAGCTGCCGGTTAAATAACTCCTTTTGCTTTGCTTTATCAAATCCGGGGTAGTGGTAATCGAGCCCGATCTCTCCGATTGCTGCGCATTTTTCATCAGAAGCCAGTTTTTTAATCTCCGTAAGGTCATTCTCTCCGACTTCATTGGCGTGTTCGGGATGAATACCCGCCGCAAAGTGAAACTGCGGATATTTGTGCGCCAGTTCCTTTGAATTTCGACTGGTTTCGACCCGCTCGCCGCAATTCAATACCCATTTTACACCCGATGTAAAGATTTTTTGAAGGACTTCTTCTCTGTCGCGGTCAAACGCGCCGTCGTCATAATGCGTATGGGTATCGAAAATACCGTCTAAATTTAACACAGCTTTGCGCCCGCAGGGATGCCGTCGTCGAGCATCAAAAGGTTCAACACACCGTCCTTTTCGGCTGACAGCAGCATGCCGTTCGACTCTTTTCCCATCATCTTGCGCGGCGGCAGATTGGTGCAGGCCACCACGGTTTTACCAATGAGTTTCTCCGGCTGATAATATTTCGCAATGCCCGAAAGAATCTGTCTCGGAACTCCCGAGCCATCGTCGAGCTTGAACTGCAATAATTTATCGGATTTTTCGACCTTTTCGCAGGCGATCACCTTGCACACGGTCATCTCGACTCTATGAAATTCGTCAATCGTCACCTGCGGTGTCTCGGGTTCTTGTTTTATCGCGGGTTTTTGGGTCTTCTCGGCCACTCTTTCTGCCAGCGTCTTCTCGTCAAAGCGCGCAAATAACGGGGCCGCCGGTTTGGTCAAAACGCCCGCTTTCAGTCCGCCGAAGGTCTCGACGCTCTCCAAGGTATCGGCACAGCCACCGAGCTGTTC
It encodes the following:
- a CDS encoding sodium ion-translocating decarboxylase subunit beta: MFVDALRDLWESSGFAALSWGHLIMIAVSFILIYLAVVKKFEPLLLLPIAFGMLLANLPLAGLMGEATDSQTGGLLYYLYQGVKLGIYPSLIFLGIGAMTDFGPLIARPSSIFMGAGAQFGIAVAFVLAAALGFKPGDAASIAIIGGADGPTAIYLTTKLAPELLPAIAIAAYSYMALIPLIQPPLMRALTTKKEREVVMTQLRPVSKTEKICFPIIVTVLCVLLLPSVAPLIGMLMLGNLFKESGVVGRLSDTAQNALINIVTIFLGVTVGATAKAETFLRPETLKIIGLGLLAFIFSTVGGLLLGKLMCWLSKGKVNPLIGSAGVSAVPMAARVSHIEGQKANPANWLLMHAIGPNVAGVIGSAVAAGVLLSLFGS
- a CDS encoding OadG family protein translates to MSVFESIGDALFLMAVVFAVLLGLYVCIKLFSLVMSKIGGTKNKDSAAPENK
- the nadC gene encoding carboxylating nicotinate-nucleotide diphosphorylase; the encoded protein is MKLDRNIVEASVRAALAEDIGTGDITTRATIPEDMTASGSFIAKQDGVICGLDVVRAVFAAVDSRTTFTPNICDGDKVKKGDIIAIVSGFAASLLSAERVSLNFLQHLSGIATYTAGCVAKVAGTKAKIVDTRKTTPGLRVFEKYAVKVGGGSNHRFNLADGVLIKDNHIKAAGSIASAVNAARANAPHTLKIEVEVENEEMLREALAVKADIIMLDNMDLQQMADAVRIVDGKALTEASGNMDEKDLSQVAATGVDLISMGALTHTVKAMDISLRF
- the nadB gene encoding L-aspartate oxidase, whose translation is MKYLYCKKTPGTTLEFDVAIIGMGVAGLYCALNIDEKLRVVILNKFGEEESNSIHAQGGIASVTLKEDSVENHVHDTLVAGAGICDEKAVMTLVSEGPENMVRLADLGVPFDKDAQGKLSITREGAHCCNRILHCGGDATGKHMTDTLLARVHERSNITILDRAMLIDIVEGTDGGVAGILIEKDGENILIKTPNAVIASGGIGRIYRNSTNAIAATGDGIAAAIRAGAKVDNMEFVQFHPTALIHPGAGGRYFLISEALRGEGAVLRNRRWEAFMKDVHPMADLAPRDVVSRAIIMQMQKYDLPNVYLDITSKSREFLQKRFPTIYAECMDYDIDIAVNWIPVIPVQHYFMGGVKTDLDGATNTPGLYSVGEASCTGVHGANRLASNSLLECIVFGRRCALHISKNSRPQHQPILPEPQNLTPCDLDLHTLRSQIRVAMTKKCGILRNGKDMGEALGLVVTIREQLAGYDLSSVRGTETVNMLTVAEAILTAAISRKESIGAHYRTDN
- a CDS encoding 2-oxo acid dehydrogenase subunit E2 encodes the protein MGNLQKQFKKRRRDRRDGWRVKPADPVMDLVPYILRTRIDSQVLFEDEIPLAGMEAFIKTHAQDIPGISIMYILIAAMVRQISQRPYLNRFIVHNKLYAHNSIKISIAIKRGLSDKGGETVIKPEFEPEDIIADIVRKCEAEVEASKPTDAENETDKTAKILGNIPSWVKRPFVNLMYRFDRHGMLPKALEEASPWHTSAWLTNIGSLGIDSVYHHLYEFGTASLFVAMGKKKRENVRDDEGNETVDKTLRLRIVTDERICDGHYYAVSMRYFRKLLLKPEQLLRPPHEVKYDDEIESPRIK
- a CDS encoding phosphotransferase, whose translation is MQTQILEAARAFGVTGEPVSHSLIKTGNINQTNLVKFSDGKEYIIQRVNTYVFRDPDGMMKNIAGVTAHLREKCREKGLDCRRQVLNFYSDGRGKLCHTLSDGSVWRMYDYIGNAVTYDSVPNTGLLTSAGAAFGNFAEMLADYDMAALVETIPNFHDTQKRYEAFEAALDADRAGRAKDINIKTEIDYIKSQKQFCRKLTDMRKNGTLPVRVTHNDTKYNNVLIDITTQMPAAIIDLDTVMPGLSAYDFGDAIRFAANTSLEDEPDTSKTSLSLEYYEAFAKGYVGVLRESFNEAELMSLPTGALMMTVELAIRFCTDYLSGDPYFKLNYPEHNLVRTRCQIALAKDIEKKFSNMEKIIRKYM
- a CDS encoding TatD family hydrolase is translated as MLNLDGIFDTHTHYDDGAFDRDREEVLQKIFTSGVKWVLNCGERVETSRNSKELAHKYPQFHFAAGIHPEHANEVGENDLTEIKKLASDEKCAAIGEIGLDYHYPGFDKAKQKELFNRQLELAQKLGKAAVIHSRDATADMVETLGAYKGAAVLHCFSESPEIAKIFLKKGFYLGFGGVVTFKNARRAVESAALCPLDRILLETDCPYMAPAPFRGKRNDSSLLPLVAEKLAQIKGITPEVIVQITAQNAKTLFKIN